The following proteins are co-located in the Pseudomonas cavernae genome:
- a CDS encoding bacteriohemerythrin, with protein MTQLVWQNDLNTGIAVIDNQHKRIVEMINRLYSARHGGGGRPAVAGVIEELVDYTQSHFAFEETLMEDAGYPLSRAHKKVHELFIRRVDEYRLRFKAGEDVAEELQQLLARWLFNHIRNDDAGYAATVRQSMATLVGDRSEGGWLARSLRRFFGGVPA; from the coding sequence GTGACGCAACTGGTCTGGCAGAACGACCTGAACACCGGCATCGCGGTGATCGACAACCAGCACAAACGCATAGTCGAAATGATCAACCGGCTGTACAGCGCGCGCCACGGCGGTGGCGGCCGCCCCGCGGTGGCGGGCGTGATCGAGGAGTTGGTCGACTACACGCAGTCGCACTTCGCCTTCGAGGAAACCCTGATGGAGGACGCCGGCTACCCGCTGAGCCGCGCGCACAAGAAGGTCCACGAGCTGTTCATCCGTCGTGTCGACGAATACCGCCTGCGCTTCAAGGCCGGTGAAGACGTCGCCGAGGAGCTGCAGCAATTGCTCGCGCGCTGGCTGTTCAACCATATCCGCAACGACGACGCCGGCTACGCCGCCACGGTGCGCCAGAGCATGGCTACGCTGGTCGGTGACCGCAGCGAAGGCGGCTGGCTGGCGCGCTCGCTGCGGCGCTTCTTCGGCGGCGTGCCGGCCTAG
- a CDS encoding adenosylcobalamin-dependent ribonucleoside-diphosphate reductase, translating to MPKSGQEPQNRTSAELPLQPASLDIWDSKYRLRDKRGRPVDADLDGTWQRLAQALAAVERDADSRAYWAERFLWALRNGAIPAGRIIANAGAEAHKPATSTINCTVSASIRDSMDAILGKLHEAGLTLKAGCGIGYEFSTLRPRGAYVSGAGAYTSGPLSFMDIYDKMCFTVSSAGGRRGAQMATFDIAHPDVREFIRAKREDGRLRQFNLSLLISDDFMQAVEDDGDWPLLFPLHGHERTDFDLGDPARVRWRDWPLHEGYVVDAEGRVACKVYGQVKARHLWDMIMLATYDYAEPGFILIDRVNEWNNNWWCESIRATNPCGEQPLPPYGACLLGSINLTGFVLEPFAAQARFDWERFREVVRVFTRLLDNVVELNGLPLAEQRAEILAKRRHGMGFLGLGSALCLLKLRYGSAEACAFTEQVARELALVGWEEALQLAKEKGPAPLLSEEFAVSAQMLRLRPEMAADGYKLGDRVPGRVLHARYSRYMQRLAEHAPQLVAALAEHGARFTHHSSIAPTGTISLSLANNASNGIEPSFAHQYSRNLIRPGRKSKAKVEVLSYELLAYRNLVNAGAKPGAGRLPDYFVSADEISPQEHVDIQAAAQKWVDSSISKTANVPTDYPFEQFKDIYRYAWRQGLKGCTTFRFNPAAFQGVLVKDADLTNTRYRFELEDGSVVELKGNEEVEYDGEVHSAANLFEALKEGYYGKY from the coding sequence ATGCCCAAGTCCGGCCAGGAACCGCAGAACCGCACTTCGGCCGAGCTGCCGCTGCAGCCGGCGTCGCTGGACATCTGGGACAGCAAGTACCGCCTGCGCGACAAGCGCGGGCGGCCCGTCGACGCCGATCTCGACGGCACCTGGCAGCGGCTGGCGCAGGCGCTGGCGGCGGTCGAGCGGGATGCCGACAGCCGCGCGTACTGGGCCGAGCGCTTCCTCTGGGCGCTGCGCAACGGCGCCATTCCGGCCGGACGGATCATCGCCAACGCCGGCGCCGAGGCGCACAAGCCGGCCACTTCGACGATCAACTGCACGGTGTCGGCCAGTATCCGCGATTCGATGGACGCCATCCTCGGCAAGCTCCACGAGGCCGGCCTGACGCTCAAGGCCGGCTGCGGCATCGGCTACGAGTTCAGCACCCTGCGCCCGCGCGGCGCCTATGTCTCGGGCGCCGGCGCCTACACCAGCGGGCCGCTGTCGTTCATGGATATCTACGACAAGATGTGCTTCACCGTCAGCTCCGCCGGCGGGCGGCGCGGCGCGCAGATGGCCACCTTCGACATCGCCCACCCGGACGTGCGCGAGTTCATCCGCGCCAAGCGCGAGGACGGCCGGCTGCGCCAGTTCAACCTGAGCCTGCTGATCAGCGACGACTTCATGCAGGCGGTCGAGGACGACGGCGACTGGCCGCTGCTGTTCCCCCTGCACGGCCATGAGCGCACCGACTTCGACCTCGGCGACCCGGCCCGCGTGCGCTGGCGCGACTGGCCGCTGCACGAGGGTTACGTGGTCGACGCCGAGGGGCGAGTGGCCTGCAAGGTCTACGGCCAGGTCAAGGCCCGCCATCTGTGGGACATGATCATGCTCGCCACCTACGACTACGCCGAGCCGGGCTTCATCCTCATCGATCGGGTCAATGAGTGGAACAACAACTGGTGGTGCGAGAGCATCCGCGCCACCAACCCCTGCGGCGAGCAGCCGCTGCCGCCCTACGGCGCCTGCCTGCTCGGCTCGATCAACCTCACCGGTTTCGTCCTCGAGCCGTTCGCCGCCCAGGCGCGTTTCGACTGGGAGCGCTTCCGCGAGGTGGTGCGGGTGTTCACTCGCCTGCTCGACAACGTGGTCGAGCTCAATGGCCTGCCGTTGGCCGAGCAGCGTGCGGAGATCCTCGCCAAGCGCCGGCATGGCATGGGCTTTCTCGGCCTCGGCTCGGCGCTGTGCCTGCTCAAGCTGCGCTATGGCAGCGCCGAGGCCTGCGCGTTCACCGAGCAGGTGGCGCGCGAGCTGGCCCTGGTCGGCTGGGAGGAAGCGCTGCAGCTGGCCAAGGAGAAAGGCCCGGCGCCGCTGCTCAGTGAGGAGTTCGCGGTGAGCGCGCAGATGCTGCGCCTGCGCCCGGAAATGGCCGCCGACGGCTATAAGCTCGGCGACCGGGTGCCCGGCCGGGTGCTGCACGCCAGGTATTCGCGCTATATGCAGCGCCTCGCCGAGCACGCGCCGCAACTGGTCGCCGCGCTGGCCGAGCACGGCGCGCGCTTCACCCACCACAGCTCCATCGCGCCCACCGGCACCATCAGCCTGAGCCTGGCCAACAACGCCTCGAATGGCATCGAACCGAGCTTCGCCCACCAGTATTCGCGCAACCTGATCCGCCCCGGGCGCAAGAGCAAGGCCAAGGTCGAGGTGCTCAGCTACGAGCTGCTGGCCTACCGCAACCTGGTCAATGCCGGCGCCAAGCCCGGCGCCGGGCGCCTGCCCGACTACTTCGTCAGCGCCGACGAGATCAGCCCGCAGGAGCACGTGGACATCCAGGCGGCGGCGCAGAAATGGGTCGACTCGTCGATCTCCAAGACCGCCAACGTGCCCACCGACTACCCCTTCGAGCAGTTCAAGGACATCTACCGCTACGCCTGGCGTCAGGGCCTCAAGGGCTGCACCACCTTCCGCTTCAACCCGGCGGCGTTCCAGGGCGTGCTGGTCAAGGACGCCGACCTGACCAACACCCGCTACCGCTTCGAGCTGGAGGACGGCAGCGTGGTCGAGCTCAAGGGCAACGAGGAGGTGGAATACGACGGCGAGGTGCACAGCGCCGCCAACCTGTTCGAGGCGCTGAAGGAAGGCTATTACGGCAAGTATTGA